In Aegilops tauschii subsp. strangulata cultivar AL8/78 chromosome 3, Aet v6.0, whole genome shotgun sequence, one genomic interval encodes:
- the LOC109770636 gene encoding non-specific lipid-transfer protein 2, whose amino-acid sequence MKPCAVLFLVAVLTTSSAVRGASMAARSECDPWALRPCAPVILWSAPPSSKCCAKLREQRRCLCRYARNPDLGKYINSQNSKEVAAACRVRVPMC is encoded by the coding sequence ATGAAGCCCTGCGCGGTGCTGTTCCTCGTAGCCGTGCTCACCACGTCCAGCGCGGTGCGCGGGGCATCCATGGCAGCGCGCTCGGAGTGCGACCCGTGGGCGCTGCGGCCGTGCGCCCCGGTGATCCTCTGGAGCGCGCCCCCGTCCAGCAAGTGCTGCGCCAAGCTCCGGGAGCAGAGGCGGTGCCTGTGCAGGTACGCCAGGAACCCCGACCTGGGCAAATACATCAACTCCCAGAACAGCAAGGAGGTCGCGGCTGCGTGTCGCGTGCGGGTTCCTATGTGCTAG
- the LOC109770625 gene encoding uncharacterized protein, with protein MSAGLLITPCTGDNTTTLSFAAFQFFILENNHTIPSTYACWIYVVYISTRHKRHSPSLTMPGKPCTLTILLLAASALAAAAAESANIAVYWGQNATEGTLRDTCGTGLYAYVNLAFLSIFGAGRAPVLNLADHCDPPSGSCATLAADIGSCQSAGVKVLLSMGGGALGYNLSSPSDAQDVATYLWDNFLGGTGAGAAPRPLGDAVLDGIDFDIEAPSEHYDDLARSLTSLYKGDTGGKKYMLTAGPQCPFPDASLKTALATGLFDRVWVQFYNNPPCQFARGDAGTLQSAWRQWTAALPSATVYLGLPASSDAAGSGFVDADTLVSQVLPLVEGAPNYGGVMLWSRSYDKDSGFSVKLQSNLQNRNQNAGKGASSDYKKRIYIIVGVIGGIFLLLLLLTTCFICHKKYRGLSPPVEGSTTPPSKEPSEPKLRAHHPKRYTYSEVERMTKTFAHRMGQGSHGDVYRGNLRDARQITVKVLKNCKGGDKDFVKEVESIGAISHNNVAPLLGFCLQGPTRALIYEYMPNGSLESYALSSDDSVEENYSLWLYWEKLFDIAVGVARGLDYLHGDDGANGMNISIKPRNILLDHELCPKISDVGVANLCETSTRGARERDGYDAPEVVSRRFGPVTSKSDVYSYGVMVLEMVRAKRHVKVGADTTSKYFAQWLYEHLDEFCNSVSDVNGDTRELVRKMIIVGLWCSQTAPASRPSMSGVVEMLEGSSAELELPRRIP; from the exons ATGTCCGCTGGTCTCCTGATTACTCCATGCACAGGAGATAACACGACAACCCTGTCATTTGCAGCATTCCAATTCTTTATCCTAGAAAATAACCACACCATTCCTTCCACGTATGCTTGCTGGATATACGTCGTATATATAAGCACACGCCACAAAAGACATTCGCCATCTTTAACAATGCCCGGGAAGCCCTGCACTCTCACGATCTTGCTCTTGGCGGCGTCCGCCCTCGCCGCGGCGGCCGCGGAGTCCGCCAACATCGCCGTCTACTGGGGTCAGAACGCCACCGAGGGCACGCTCAGGGACACATGCGGCACCGGGCTCTACGCCTACGTCAACCTCGCGTTCCTCTCCATCTTCGGCGCCGGCCGTGCCCCGGTCCTCAACCTCGCAGACCACTGCGACCCGCCCTCGGGGTCGTGCGCGACCCTCGCCGCCGACATCGGGTCCTGCCAGTCCGCCGGCGTCAAGGTGTTGCTCAGCATGGGCGGCGGCGCGCTCGGGtacaacctctcctccccctccgACGCGCAGGACGTGGCCACCTACCTATGGGACAACTTCCTCGGCGgcaccggcgccggcgccgcgccCCGCCCGCTCGGCGACGCGGTGCTGGACGGCATCGACTTCGACATAGAGGCCCCGTCCGAGCACTACGACGACCTCGCCAGGAGCCTCACGTCGCTGTACAAGGGCGATACCGGCGGCAAGAAGTACATGCTCACCGCGGGGCCGCAGTGCCCGTTCCCGGACGCGTCCCTCAAGACCGCGCTCGCCACGGGGCTGTTCGACCGCGTGTGGGTGCAGTTCTACAACAACCCGCCGTGCCAGTTCGCGCGCGGGGACGCGGGCACGCTGCAGAGCGCGTGGCGGCAGTGGACGGCGGCTTTGCCGTCGGCGACAGTTTACCTCGGCCTGCCGGCGTCGTCGGATGCTGCCGGCAGCGGGTTCGTCGACGCGGACACGCTCGTGTCGCAGGTGCTGCCGCTGGTGGAAGGCGCGCCCAATTACGGCGGGGTCATGCTGTGGAGCCGCTCCTACGACAAGGACTCCGGCTTTAGCGTCAAGCTGCAGAGCAACTTGCAGAACCGGAACCAAAACGCAG GGAAGGGCGCATCCTCAGATTACAAAAAGAGAATCT ATATAATAGTAGGAGTCATTGGTGGCATCTTCCTGCTGCTCCTGCTTCTTACCACTTGTTTCATCTGCCATAAGAAATACCGTGGCTTGTCGCCTCCTGTGGAGGGATCGACCACCCCTCCGAGCAAAGAGCCATCTGAGCCAAAACTGAGAGCTCATCATCCAAAAAGATACACTTATTCCGAAGTGGAAAGGATGACAAAGACCTTTGCTCACAGGATGGGCCAAGGCAGCCATGGCGATGTCTACAGAGGCAACCTCCGCGACGCGCGGCAGATCACAGTGAAGGTGCTGAAGAACTGCAAAGGCGGCGACAAAGACTTCGTGAAGGAGGTCGAGAGCATCGGCGCAATATCTCACAACAATGTCGCCCCTCTGCTGGGGTTTTGCTTGCAGGGGCCAACAAGGGCTCTGATATATGAGTACATGCCCAACGGCTCCCTTGAAAGCTATGCTCTCAGCAGCGACGATTCCGTAGAGGAGAACTACTCGCTATGGCTGTACTGGGAGAAACTGTTTGACATCGCCGTCGGTGTGGCGCGAGGTCTCGACTATCTCCACGGCGATGACGGTGCTAATGGCATGAACATCAGCATCAAACCCCGGAACATTCTGCTGGATCATGAGCTCTGCCCAAAGATATCTGATGTTGGTGTAGCAAACCTATGCGAGACATCCACTCGCGGTGCAAGGGAGAGAGATGGCTACGACGCACCTGAGGTGGTGTCCAGGAGATTCGGACCGGTCACTAGCAAGTCCGACGTGTACAGCTACGGCGTGATGGTCCTGGAGATGGTGAGAGCAAAGAGACACGTCAAGGTTGGTGCTGACACGACCAGCAAGTATTTCGCCCAGTGGCTCTACGAGCACCTGGATGAGTTCTGCAACAGTGTTTCGGACGTCAATGGCGACACCAGAGAGCTTGTGAGGAAGATGATCATAGTCGGGCTGTGGTGCTCGCAGACGGCGCCTGCGAGTCGGCCGTCGATGAGCGGAGTCGTCGAGATGCTGGAGGGTAGCAGCGCGGAGCTGGAATTGCCAAGAAGAATCCCCTGA